The following DNA comes from Bradyrhizobium manausense.
GTTGGCTTTGCCCTCGCCGGAATGCTGGGTGACGATCAGCCCCGGCACGGCTTCGAGCGCCTCTCCCGGCCGCGTGAAGGTGCGTGCGTTGAGCGCCTCGCCGGAGATGGTGAGCTCGCTTGCCATGCTTGGCGCGCTCGTGGCGCCGGAGGCGACACCTGCGGGAGCAGACAGCGGCTGCGCGACGAGATGGCGCGGCGCTGTGGCCAGTCTCGCTGTGCGGCGCGGAGGTGGAGGCTTCTTGCGATGCGGCGCCTCGCCGCCGATGATTTGGATCGGCGGCAGCTCGCTCTGCGCCAACGGCTTGCCTTCGCCAGCGACGAGGACGAAAGCCGGGAGCGCCGCGAGAACGACGCAGCGCTCAGGCGGCCTCGGTCGCATCGAGACCATCCGGCGTCGCACCGCGCGAATCCGCGAACATCCGGCGATAGAGCACGCTCGAGACGAGCCACGCGATCACGAACAGCGCGACCACGGCAAAGCCGACATTGCCGAGCGACTCATTGAGGGCGTCGACCAGCGTCCAAACGCCGCCGGACAGGCCGAGCCGATCGCTGATCAGACCAAGCGCCTCGATGCCGCCGATGAACAGCGCCACTGCGACGGAGGCGCCTGTAATGGTGAGGTTGTACCAGAGCTTGCGCATGGGATCGACGAGGGCCCAGCGATAGGCGCCCGCCATCAGCGCGGAGTCGGCGGTGTCGACCAGCGCCATGCCTGACGCGAACAGCGCGGGCAAGACCAGGATATCGGCGAGCGAGGCACCACGTGCGGCCTCGGTCGCGGAGATGCTGAGCAGGCCGATCTCTGTCGCGGTGTCGAAGCCGAGGCCGAACAGGAGGCCGAGCGGAAACATGTGCCAGGGCCTCGTCACCAGGCGGAACATCGGGCCGAGCAGGCGCGCCAGGAATCCACGATGAGCGAGCAGCGCATCGAGCCCGGCGGCATCGTGAACGCCCTGCTCGCGCGCCAGGCGGAACGTCCGCCACAGGCCGGCGAAGATGGCGAGGTTGATGGCGGCGATCGCCAGCAGGAACAGCGCCGACACCGAGGTGCCGACCAGGCTGCCGATATCCTTCAGCAGGCTGTCGCCGCCAAGACTGACGACTCCGAGCGCGAGCAGCATGGTCGCGACCACAACGACAGTGGAGTGGCCGAGCGCAAAATAGAGGCCGACACTGCGCGGCGCATCGCCTGCCTGCATCAGCTTGCGCACGACGTTGTCGATGGCGGCGATGTGGTCGGCATCGACGGCGTGGCGCAGGCCGAACACCCAGGCGAGCAGCGCCGTCGCCATCACCGCAGGCCGGTCGCCGAACGCCGCGAAAGCCCAGGCCCATGCGGCAACGTTGGCGGCGACGAGCCCGCCGAACAGCAGCACCACACCGGGCTCGGCCGCCCGCACAGACCATCTCGTCACGACACGCATTCCCGCCGCACGCCCCATTGTGCCAACGGTATGATCTTTTCACAGGATAGTCATACTGACCAGTGCAAACCCAGGCGATCGGAACGGTCTTCGCGCATGGCGGCCCTACGCCGCCTCGGACCCGCCGAGATAGGCGTCGCGCACGCGAGGGTCGTCCTTCAGCGTCCGCGCCGAACCCGACAGCACGATCTTGCCGGTCTGAAGCACATAGGCCTCGTGCGCGATCTCGAGCGCGAGGCTGGCGTTCTGCTCGACCATGAAGACCGAGACGCCTTCCTGATTGATGGTCCGGATCAGCTCCAGCACGCGATCGACATAGAGCGGCGACAGGCCCATCGTCGGCTCGTCCATCACGATCAGGCGGGGCCGGCTCATCAGCGCGCGCGCCATCGCGACCATCTGCTGCTCGCCGCCGGACAAGGAGCCCGCGCGCTGCGACAACCGTTGGCCGAGCTTCGGGAACAGCGTCAGCATCCTGTCGAGATCCTGCACGACCGCGTCGCGATCATTGCGCACGAAGGCACCCATCAGGATGTTCTCGCGGACGCTCATGTCCGCGAACAGCCGTCGCGCTTCCGGCACCGAGGCGATGCCGCGGCGAACGATCTGCGGCGTGGTGAGGCCGAGCAGCGAGGCGCCGTCGAACGTCACCTCGCCGGAGCGTGGCTTCACCAGGCCCAGAATGATCTTCATCGTCGTCGACTTGCCGCTGGCATTGCCGCCGAGCAGGCAGACGATGTGGCCGCGACCCACCGTGATCGACAGGTCGAAATGGACCTGGGCCTGGCCGTAGAACGTGTTGACGTCAGTCAGCGCCAGCAGAGGTTCGGGTGCGCTTGTCGTCATGCCGCGCTCTCCTGCTCTGGTCCGCCCGACAGACCGTGGCCGAGATAGGCCTCGATCACCTTGGGATTGCCACGCACCTCTTCGCCCGGCCCTTCCGCGATCTTTTGGCCTTCGTCCATGACGATGACGCGGTCGGAGAGCCGCATCACCATCTCCAGCTTGTGCTCGATCAGGAGGATGGTCAGCCCCTCCGCCTTCAGCTCGGCGACGAGCGCCTGCATCTCCGCGGTCTCGCTGGGGTTCATGCCGGCGGTGGGTTCATCGAGCAGCAGGAGCCGCGGCTTCAGTGCGAGAGCGCGCGCGATCTCGACGCGGCGGCGATTGGCATAGGACAGGCTGTAGGCGGGCTGGTCGATCCGCGGCAGCAGCCGCTCGCCGAAGCGGGCGAGAATGGTTTTGACTTCCTCGCGCAGGCGGTCTTCCTCAGCCTTCACGCTCGCGGGCCGCAGCAGCGCCAGTCCCAGCTCGAGCAGCGGACCGATCACCGGCATCGCAGGCTTCACGGCGCGTAAGCGCGTGTGGGCGCCGATCAGGACGTTGTCCATCACGCTGAGATTGCCGAAGACGCGGCCGAGCTGGAATGTGCGCGCGATGCCTTGCGCCGCCAGCCGTTCCGGCGAGAGGCCGGTGATGTCCTGCCCCTCGAACCTGACGGTGCCCGCATCCGGCCGGTCGAGCCCGGTCACGAGATTGAACAGCGTGGTCTTGCCGGCGCCGTTCGGGCCGATGATGCTGATCAGCTCGCCCTTGGCGAGGTCGAGATCGATGGCGTCGACGGCGGTGAGGCCACCGAAACGGCGCGTCAGTCCGCGCAGGGACAGCATGGACGCGGGTTCCGCCATCACATCGTCCCCAACAGGCCCTGCGGCCTGAACCGGACCAGCAGCAGCAGCACGATGCCGTAGATCAGGATGCGGTACTCCGCCGCGATCCGGAAGACTTCGGGCAGGCCGACCAGCGCCACCGCGCCGACGATGGCGCCGACGACGTTGCCGAGGCCGCCGAGGATCACGACGGTCAGCGCCAGGATGGATTGCTGCGTGTTGAAGGTCTCGTGGTTGATGTAGGAATAGAGATGCGCGGCGATGCCGCCACTGACACCGGCAGCGAACCCGCCGAAGATGAAGGCAAGCGACTTGTAGCGGTTCAGGCTGAGGCCATAGGCGCGCGCGGCGACGTCGTCGTCGCGGATGGCGCGAAAACTGCGACCGAGATGCGAGCCGAGCAGGCGCGCCTGCAGTAGCGCCAGCACAACCATCACCGCAAAGCTGAACCAGTAGATCGATGTCGGGCTGGTCAGCTCGTAGCCGAACAGCGACAGCGGCGGAATGCCGGAGATACCAATCGGACCACGCGTGACGCTCTCCCAGTTCAGGATCACCAGCGACACGATTTCACCGATCGCGAGCGTCGCGATCGAGACGTAATGGCCGCGCAGGCGGAACGACGGCGAGATCAGGATGGTGCCGAGCGCCGCGCTCATCAGGCCGCCGGCGATGATGGCAAGGCCGACGGGGACAGCTAACGTCAGCGACAGCAGCGCGGACGTGTAGGCGCCAATCGCGAGCAGCGCGGCGTGACCGAGCGAGACCTGCCCGATCGTGCCGGCGACGAGCGTCAGGCTGAGCGCGAGCATGCCAAGCAGCCAGGCGTTGATCAGCGTCTGCAGCATGTAGAACGACACCGGCAGCAGCGGCAGGATCGCAAACACGGCCGCCACGACCAGCAGCGCCCAGCGCGGAATCCGCACCGGTCGGCTCGGCGCGAT
Coding sequences within:
- a CDS encoding HoxN/HupN/NixA family nickel/cobalt transporter: MRVVTRWSVRAAEPGVVLLFGGLVAANVAAWAWAFAAFGDRPAVMATALLAWVFGLRHAVDADHIAAIDNVVRKLMQAGDAPRSVGLYFALGHSTVVVVATMLLALGVVSLGGDSLLKDIGSLVGTSVSALFLLAIAAINLAIFAGLWRTFRLAREQGVHDAAGLDALLAHRGFLARLLGPMFRLVTRPWHMFPLGLLFGLGFDTATEIGLLSISATEAARGASLADILVLPALFASGMALVDTADSALMAGAYRWALVDPMRKLWYNLTITGASVAVALFIGGIEALGLISDRLGLSGGVWTLVDALNESLGNVGFAVVALFVIAWLVSSVLYRRMFADSRGATPDGLDATEAA
- a CDS encoding ABC transporter ATP-binding protein — encoded protein: MTTSAPEPLLALTDVNTFYGQAQVHFDLSITVGRGHIVCLLGGNASGKSTTMKIILGLVKPRSGEVTFDGASLLGLTTPQIVRRGIASVPEARRLFADMSVRENILMGAFVRNDRDAVVQDLDRMLTLFPKLGQRLSQRAGSLSGGEQQMVAMARALMSRPRLIVMDEPTMGLSPLYVDRVLELIRTINQEGVSVFMVEQNASLALEIAHEAYVLQTGKIVLSGSARTLKDDPRVRDAYLGGSEAA
- a CDS encoding ABC transporter ATP-binding protein — its product is MAEPASMLSLRGLTRRFGGLTAVDAIDLDLAKGELISIIGPNGAGKTTLFNLVTGLDRPDAGTVRFEGQDITGLSPERLAAQGIARTFQLGRVFGNLSVMDNVLIGAHTRLRAVKPAMPVIGPLLELGLALLRPASVKAEEDRLREEVKTILARFGERLLPRIDQPAYSLSYANRRRVEIARALALKPRLLLLDEPTAGMNPSETAEMQALVAELKAEGLTILLIEHKLEMVMRLSDRVIVMDEGQKIAEGPGEEVRGNPKVIEAYLGHGLSGGPEQESAA
- a CDS encoding ABC transporter permease; translated protein: MSSWLDYTINGLIVGNVYALVAVGLALIFGVSRLINFAQGSIYLVGAYIGWVAVVQLHTPLPLTIIFVAVVAALVGLIIERFGLRPLQNSVRIAPLLATIGISFVLDQLVMLTFSPNPRALPSQLPDVRFQVGGGTIGPLDLLIAGVGISSALMLFVFLRYTKLGWAVRAASQDRDAAMQMGVDVNRVNQTVFGIAAALGGVSGLLVGMYYNQIDTAMSLQATLKGVVAEVVGGAGNVPGAVVGSLLLGLVESYGVAVFGTSYRNLFAFLLLVVVLVLRPNGLFASARQAPPEPLTGTFIAPSRPVRIPRWALLVVAAVFAILPLLPVSFYMLQTLINAWLLGMLALSLTLVAGTIGQVSLGHAALLAIGAYTSALLSLTLAVPVGLAIIAGGLMSAALGTILISPSFRLRGHYVSIATLAIGEIVSLVILNWESVTRGPIGISGIPPLSLFGYELTSPTSIYWFSFAVMVVLALLQARLLGSHLGRSFRAIRDDDVAARAYGLSLNRYKSLAFIFGGFAAGVSGGIAAHLYSYINHETFNTQQSILALTVVILGGLGNVVGAIVGAVALVGLPEVFRIAAEYRILIYGIVLLLLVRFRPQGLLGTM